Genomic window (Vanessa tameamea isolate UH-Manoa-2023 chromosome 3, ilVanTame1 primary haplotype, whole genome shotgun sequence):
gcaataacataatacataatgtatttaagacTATTGCTAGCCATTTATTGTTTTCCTATCTTTTTCACTACTGtaatatattcacaaaaaaatcaatttttaatcgcttgataaaatataaattaaaattaaaagggtTAACGTTTATTAGACTGTGAAATGTATATCATAATTCATATGTAAAGCAAAACGAAACAATTTAGTGATTCAGCTCTGTTTGCTTTCAGAGTCAACACATGGACATTGCCTTTATTATTTCAGTACGTTATTCCACCGAGATATCACGTCCTAAATCAGAGTTCATTTGCATACAACAACATCGTCGACACGACTACttggtataataataaaccaGATAAACATGGCAATAATTAACTTCATCCGTGTCTATTAGACTCGTTTGCAACCCgaggtttgtttgttttgtaaagtTATACATGATGATCACCAAAGGATCACAGTGTGCCCAAATAAttcaaaagaaattaaattttatccacatcgaattgtaaaaaaatcatcCTCCACATCTACAACCTAAACATCGATGGGTTGTTTAAAGTATGACTCGTGGGCCCGAATATATCAACGTACTAGAGAAACGTCAAACGTTGAAAAGTCAAACGCGTCGTCGACTCGTTAAGATCAAACCGTCATACCTCTTCACAAAATATCAGATTTATACCAGAAAATATAGTGtaatcaattcaaattaatcGTTAACCTGTTAAATAGTGCGTTACTAATAAAAgttgtaaattttacattattataaagtggaataattcaattatagtaaaatataaaatcagttGAATACGAATCAGCTGTCAAGTGCATGATAGTGCATTATTTCTAACGCACGCGATTGACGCGGTTACGTGTGCGTCGCAAGTGTCATCTTCGCGTGGAGCGCATCGCGTGTGACTCATTCGCTGTACGCGGCGCTTTCGTCAAAGAATAAAAGATCCGAGCGGACAGTTCTGAACGCTTTACTCTGAgagacattaattattttatgcgtAACTGGCTGTCTTTTTACTAAACGCAATGAAGTGTCACGGGTGTTTAAAACTGGTAAAggacttaaacaaaataaaatgctcATCAGCTGTATGTGAGAAATATTTTTGCAgcttatgtattaatttatccGGTATATCTAGTGAAAAAAAAGGCAACTGGAAATGTCCCGATTGCTGCGCGTCTCAGAGAAAAGGAGGAGATAATAGTTCTACGCCTATAAGACCCATGGCTGAAAACGTCACCTTTCGAAAGAAACCTGACACAGACTACGAACCTGCCACTAGCACCGATGTAAAGGAGCTCACCAGCGAAGTACGTTTCCTAACTCAAGAGATTTGTTCGCTAAAAATGCAGCTTGAGAATGCTATTTTATCATTATCCAGCTGCGAGAAAAGACTTGATGAGTTAGGATCCGCAATAGCTAAGAATGATACTCGTATACAGCACCTGGAAGACCGTGAACAGCAAACGGATATATTAAAAGCAACAGTCAAAGACTTACAACAAGAACTGAACATGCAGTGTCAAAATCAGTTACAAAACGAGCTTGAATTATCTGGTGTACCTGAGATTAGCAATGAAAATCTCCATCATATAGCGCTATTGGCTGCCCGTAAGGTGGGTGTGGAGCTAAACGACAATGACATTGACTGAGTTACACGAGTCGGGCCTCGCAAACCCGCGTTTCTCACGGAGGGTAAAACAAAGTTTTCTAGACCAGTTGTAGTACGCCTTCTACGAAAATCTAAGCGAGATGAAATAGTTAAGGCTGCTAGGGTAAGACGAAATATAACAAGCGCTGACATGGACATTCCTGGAGAgtcacaaaaaaattattataacgagCGTTTGACAAAACTCAACCGTGAGCTTTTTCGTGAATCTCGAAAGAAAAACCAAAGAAATGGGCTTCTCACACTGTTGGTGTTCCCAAGGCAATATCTTTGTCAGGCAATATGAAGGAAAGCCAGCTCGCTCTGTGCGCAATCATGATGACCTGGCCGAAATTTTCTCACCGTCTAGGAGCAAGCCATAAAATCATCATTATGAACAGTTACATTGGTTATATCAGTGTGTCGACTGTACTGCTTATATATGGTATCGAAAGCAAtctgattttttttctgtatatatttataattttaagtattacttCTAAAAATAACTTAGTTCTTAGTATATCACgcataattgtttattttatcgaGGTCATATGGTGGTTAACTTTTGTCTTATCAGTATGTGCTTCAAACaatccaatttttattttggcAACCTATTATGTAGTTTCTTGTAACTGTGTCTTTATTAAACGAGGAATGACTTGTGTGTCAGTTTTTGCAATTAGTTCTTATCAAAATTTTCAGCTCATTTGTCTAGAAAATATGCATATCAGGCGATAATCGCATGAATAATTATGAGTTAGTTTCAATACGTATAAACTGCCACACAATTTAAGAACCGGAGCATTGTAAAATGTCTATGCCACAGGATTACaactttaaaatacttaattttaatataagaagcataaacaaaaattttgataacTTTGTAACAACCTTAAAAAGATTTGACAGTTCTTttgatattatcattttaacagAATGCTGGATAAACGATCTATCTATACTCCCAAAAATTAGTTCCTATATTACCCGTTATACTCGaaacataataaatcaaaacagtGAACACTAAAGAAACACTGAACGCTATTATCTCTGAGCCCGAGCTACAGGATGCCAATTGCTTGCAAATCCAAATACCAGATAAAGTCACAGTGTTATCAATTTATCGTGCGCCATCTTTTAAAAACACTAATAACTTTTTGTGCTCGCTTAATCGCATACTGAACACACAttctaatttaaacaaaacactaGTATTAGCCGGTGACTTAAATATAGATTTGTTATGCCCGACCAGCAATCAAGATACAGAATATTTATGCTTAATGGCCGAACATGGTCTTTTACCTGCTATATCAAATCCCACGAGAGCAAATACGTGTCTTGACCATATATTTACCAACAAAACCGAGTGATCCATTGGCATAGTCTGCAACAGTGACATAACTGATCATGATATTGTTATACTTGGTTTATTACTAACTATACCTAATCCAAAGCCTATAAACCGATTCAGGATTAAACATGATATAGATGCGATTAAAAAGGACCTTAGTGAAATCGACTGGGCCAAAACATTCAGCACTGATGACCTTAACGAAACCGTCAACAACTTTTGTTTTcacctttttcaaataattagcAAATATACctctaaaatatcaataaaacgtAGTGAGCGTGTTTTTAAACCCTGGATTACTCCCGGACTAATCCGTTGTATGCGGCACAGAGATCGTTTGCACATGCAATCACGAAAACACCCAAATGACATACTCAAACGAATAATTTATACTCGTTATCGAAATTTTTGTAATGATCTATTGCGTAAACTAAAAACAGAATATGATAACACTACCCTATCTAACAGTTTAAATAATACCAAAAGAATGTGGAGATCCATAAAGGCCATATGTCACTTTCCTACAAATAAACAAGATCCTCATGAACTACTGAAGATCGAAGGATCGGTTGACGCTAAAAATTCTTTAAACAagtgcaatttatatttttcaactgTAGGTCATACTCTAGCtagtgatattttaaataatttacaaacagaTGAAAAAAAGTTGGCAGCGAAAATTTATCCAAAAAAATTAGTGTTGAACTCTTTCTTTATGAAACCGATTGACGAATATGAACTGAAGTCTTTAATTACGTCACTTCAAAATGATAAAGCTCCTGGTATCGATGGTCTAAGTAACGGTCttctaaaagaaataaaagacgTTATTGTTCCGCCtctaacaattatatttaacaaaagttttaaagaaagtgaacggcgttcaagttggagttgagtccccttatgttgcagaagtccacagtgagggtggtaggggttgccttatgatgtctgctccgcttgccccgaacagtgacgagcgcaaaattgcccccctccctcagaattcggagggcagcctgggcatctcTGCTGAGATGGTGTACCTCATGAGCATGGAttcaaattctgcacaaccatcatgtttgggGGGGGGAtagggcctccgggactctcacataccagacgaaacgcggtagcatagccaccactttacgccggttttaactgagagagtggtacttccccgggcgtgccggcccattcggctgcaacccgaaggaatgcagtgtggcactaccacttaaaAAGTGGTAGTGCAACACAGTTGTCGAAGTTGTTCTATATGTGAGTAAAACGTGTGGAATAGTGAatcttatataacttataatattctttattaataatagaataaaatcggGTTtcgtgataaaattttataataccttGTGATTAATTAGTacacaaaatttttatattgatacaaattccaaaatattatatttttatagattctcgtttaaaataaaacgaataagtTTGGCTGAATTTCCAAAGTAATTTTTCCCTCCTTTTAACggcataatttttaattacaagttaaaactattttactaaTACTACTCATATTCGAATCAATATGCGTTTAATTAGCATCAAATAgacttaatattttactattttttttattattacaataacacaatgataataaaaatatattacactcgtaatatttatacttaaagtgAGTAACACAAGCGTTTGATAACTTTATTGCGCTTTCCACCGGAGGTTAAGTGTATTCCGTAATAAATTCTAAGTTGATTCACTATAATCTTTCATCACAGATGATATTTGATTAAACCTAATAGCAAAGAAtagtttaaatttggaataacagtaataaataataataaaaaaataattgcgatgtttttgaaattttttttggTTCAAAAATTGAGTTAGCTGTTGCAGTGTGTGTTAGATGCATAACAAACATTATTACATGAAATATAGGAAGTACGagcttgtaatttatatattattgcacaACATTACCCAGTGATATAGAGTCGAATAGATTCAATGAGCTTTATCTTATttactataacaataatattagataagttAACTACTTCAATTCAgatataactaattaatttttaaataagtagtcCTTAAACAAATTTCAAGGATTTTTAGACGACAACTATGCATTCGAACTATATATActtggtaaaatatatatgttacttatGGTAAATTGTCAACATTTCTAGTATTATGCTTCCTCTCAGTGACGGTTTGATCAATTACTATATCTCAAAAGAAGCGTTGAATCATTTCACTATTTGTTGCTCAACTGAGGTGCACACCAGGACTCATAAGTCCTGGACCGGTAAGAACTGATTTAATAGCCAATGCTAAAGCCGCCTTTACAAGGATTTCTTTTGCCATTTCCATTGAAAACTCTCCTAAACAGAGTGTCTGAGCCGGAGGAAATAGCAGATATGATTTTTTACCAGGCAAGTGGTAAAGCGAATTCTGTCACTGGATCCAGCTATGTGAACGACAATGGCATGCCTATTAAACGGGCTTAATTGAGTGcttatatttgataaacatttacaaaaatatttgtgttattatcGTAGTAAATATCTAGTTCAATAAATctcctaatattttatatactatgtatttattattgtgagaACATCCGGCAATACCCTACTCATACATAGCCCTCTGGCGCACTGTTACAGATATTATTAATCATCGTTATTATAATGGTCGCATAGACAGTTACTTTTGTCATTATAATTAGTAGGCATATTATTAACGTCTTAAATCTCCTGCGACAATTTCcgaactttttatataaaatgaaatatcaattaatattttagtcgaGTTTCATTCACAATCTAaccaaattcatttattcaatatcttctatatatacatacatatatcagcGAAATACCACTTACTGATTAATCACAAAATCTCAGAAGCTATAACACGTAAAAAGACTTATAATTTAACATGTATGCTCTCCAGATGGTGTGGCACATCCAcacctctaggtccttcaaaaattaaattgctaAGGCAAAGTCGGAGCAGAGCAGAGAAGAAATGTAATATCGATTAAAGATGAAATTACacaatgattttattgaaaaattttttttgtatgttttaaaaattgaactaGCTGTTGCTGCATAGCAAGGCTTATTACGAGGCATGAAAAATAGGGAGTAGAAGTTtgctatattgtatattattgcaTAACATTGCCCAATGATAGATAGTCGAGTATATTCTATGAGTCTTATCTTATTTCCTATTACGATGGTACTAGATGGAATTACTTTAATTccgatataattaattgtacgtTACTAATTTCAACTATTTCTTTCATATCTTGATTATCTAtgcaatttttaatacaaagaatCACAGGCATCATTAATTAGCCTTTATTATAAACCCTGCtcaaattatgttttgttaaacTGTTTATGatgcattacatttttattcacacgttatttttttgaacaatttattttaaactggtACTTATAAAAGAGACACTGGTTCTGTCTTCTTAGTCAAATTGACTCAACATATATAGTTAATAAAGTTATGAAATCGATAATCATCGTGAAACCAGCTATCTATTTGCTTGGCAAGCACAAAGTTCTACAACcaaatgtttttgatatatattaacccttaatttggcacagataaaaatattcaaaatatatgaatttgacAATTTTGTGGTTTCAGGAGTATGTCATAAAGttctggaaaaataaaaaaaaaaatctacaatagTACCTGCAGAGTCCTTCTTCCATGGTCAAAGGGAAATGTCCTATATTGTCGTATTTTAATGGACTCAAAGGGCGGGGTGCATGCGGTTTCTTTACTTTGACGGACTCAGTCTGTTTTCTTGTAGCCGACCTGTTTACCTTGCACAATAAGTCATAAATATCATATCTAAATGCTTTCAAAGGTTTTTTAGATTTCACGTTGCCGGAATGCTTTTGGCGGTACAATAGCCAagcattatttatacaaataaatctataattcaattcattttttcacaaaaaataagaaaaacaattataaatacctTAAGCAAAACAGGTGGCCGCCTTTTCGCAGACATTTTGCGTCCCAACTGACATATGCAATGTCGCCAcaatcattacttttttttactatttatttatggtataaataaacatttactcGACTAGAAATCGatgaacatgaaataaaaacttggcaggatttattttaaataattgtccgTCACACCGGACTTTATCAAATTAAGGGGCTGGAGTAGTTTCCTGATAAAGTAAGACAATCTGTTGCAAGTGTCCTTCAgctattattatatctaaattgaAGTgtcatatcaataaaatacttatcatacgagtttaattttctataactATCATcctatatactaaaatttacgTATAAATAGAGCAGCCTGAAATTCACCAGCGTTAGTCTTACTTGATACGTTTCAAAATGAGTTTCAAAAACAAAGTAGCTATAGTAACGGGAGCAAGCTCGGGCATCGGTGCATCGGCATCGATAATGTTCAGCAAAGAGGGTGCTCGCGTGGTCATGGTGGGCCGCAATGAGACCAAACTCTCCGCCGTGGCTGCGAAATGTTCATCGCCACTCGTGATTCGCGCTGATATCGCCAATGACGATGCCGCTCGCAGCATCATAAACCAAACCATTAAGAAGTTCGGTCAGATCGATATCTTGGTTAACAATGCTGGAATGACGATGGAAAATGGTGGTATCCTCGCCAACGATATGATGAAATCTTATGATACCATCATGAATATCAATCTCCGAGCGGCtgttcatttaacaaacttGGCTGCCCCATATTTGATCAAAACTAAAGGTAATATTGTGAACATTTCTAGTATTGCCGGAATTATGCCTCCTTTTGGTGTCGGTATGACCAACTACTACATCTCAAAAGCAGCATTGAATCACTTCACTGTCTGTTGCGCAACTGAGTTGGCCCCACACGGTGTGAGGGTAAATGTGTTAAGTCCTGGACCGGTAAGAACAGATTTTATGGACAATGCCAAAGCCGCCTTTACATGGGATGATTTTCCGTCGAAAACTCTCCTTAATAGAGTGTCTGAACCGGAGGAAATAGCAGATATGATTTTATACCTGGCAAGTGATAAAGCGAAGTCTGTCACTGGATCTAATTATGTGAACGACAACGGCATgctcattaaaaaaacatattagagtgttaatatttaataaatatacatttacaagaataattttattattatcatcttATATAGTTGGTTCGATCTGTTTTGGAATATGGATCTATTATTTGGAATCCAcactacaatttatatattgagatgttagaaaatattcaaagaaaattaataaaataccttaatgTTAAATGTCGTACAACAAATGAAACTTTTACAATTACTCCACTTGCTGATCGTCGAACACTTAgagatcaattatttttgtttaaattaataaggaatTACATAGATTCACCCTACCTTCTAAATTGCTTAAGATTCAGGTGTCCTAATATACGAACACGAAATAAGGCTTTGTTTAGTTTGCccttattaaagtcaaattatgcacgaaattcttttatatatagagtctgtaatgaatataacactaaattttccagtattgatatatttacagaatcagTTGCTAACTTCAGGAAATTTGTGCTAGAACCATAAAGCCtagatcttttatttgtttttttcaaatttgcccTTTTTTCAtaggtttgttttttcttattattattatattagatattataattaattttgttctgctcttattatgtttttagttataagtggaaactttactggtatatgtgctaatttttatgctttagctttaagaatgacttgcactgtttgtttccctaataaagtaaaaaaaaaaaaaaaaattaaaaataaaaaaaaatcttagagtATTAAGAGTTActctatatactaaatatatatatatatatattattgtaagaacATCCAGCAATACCCTACATGTACCATATATAGTTCTCTGGCGTACTGTCATACATGCATACGATCATCAAAGTTATTATGATGGTCTCATAGACAATcacttcttttatttatatagctttttataattagtactaACTAACATCTTAACTTTCTTTGCAATACTCTTTATgagaaaactaataataaattatattctactatataaatattatatatatttaggctgactcatattaaattcaagttttatttattataataagtacaatATTGATTAGCTAtaattaaatagcaatattcagtaatattaaaaaaaaaaattaaaaaaatatccttatcCGAGATTTCAACTCGGAACAGGATTTACAGCCTTGTTAGCTACTCTACCAACAATTAaagcatattaattttaatgatttaaaccaataaataattataaattaatatgaatgaaaccaattttttttttcttatataattataaaatgtataataaaaaattatattgcaatattaaaaaaatatgttatagttttatgttaaaagttacatgatatttaattttaaggataATACGAAATCTGTATTAATAAGTCATAtctaactattaaataaaacatattttaattttttgtatgtaacaaTAAAGAAAGAACGGGTTGATACCGACTTACAaagatgatattattttatatataaaaacctcTAACTCTATTTACTGTGGTACTCTTTGTTCTTGatattaagtttaacaaaagaaattttttttttgcttgctcttaaaaatgcttttaaaaatattgcaatccGTTGAATGAAcagaaacaatgaaaatattttgcttttattattattatttttatcaatagttGGAAGGCAGTAAGCAAATACACATCTGATAGAGAGCGCTTTTCTGTTCGTTGGAATTGGTATTACAAGAGAGTTTACAATACCAATTCTAGTACAGTCTCATACTAttcatattattacaaatttaaagaattaaaaaataaagtaaaagtaaatgttATTCTAGAGGatttaacaacaatttttttattgtgtattaacAATATGAAACGTAGAgataccactggttcggaaaataTAGTCTTTCTAGAAGAACCATGGTTCGCATTGTTAGTACTATTTTTCACTCatcaaatttatatcatattggtACAAGATCCACGCTTTCATTACcttgttttattactaatagatgttaaatattttgaagataacATATGGGACATAATATCTAAGCTTACATCAACATCACCAAACTTGGGGTGATgttaatgtaaggaatgattaatatttcttacggcgctaaCGTCTATGTTCGGTGGTGGCCACTCCGCTTTGAAAAAATCGTTATTGAGAAACCTGACGCAAAAAACTCGACgatcttacaaaaaaaaaaacaattttgatacgaattgttttttttttaagaatttgtttaatatttagtattataaataaaaatgggtttgtatattatatttaataatagcccGTCGAGTGCCGAGTAAGATAAGAACTCCCCAATCTTTTGCCTCACGTTTCACCACTTAAAAAACATTCaatcaatttcattaattaaatatttaatcaattaaaaaaagaaatcccCTATAAAAAGACCATCACAAAAGTATTACCTGGCACATTTCGGGATAGATATAGGCTTTCAGGTTTAAAGATTACGGATTATAGGTTCTTATCTGACTTACAatgaatctaaataaaataaagctgcTCGAAGTTTCGAAAATTGGAACTATAAAAACATCACGTTTTGACGACAAACCGATATGTTTGTCAAAATACTGCGATATTTTTCCCGCAAGTGCTTGCCATCAGAGGCAACCCACCAAAATTCTCAGCTGTCATTAGCCGTCTTGTTGGTTCCTCATGAGTTCGATAGGAACTCGAACTACCATCCTTTTTGCAGACAGGGCGTCAAGCCAAACCATTAAAAGGAGTTTGCctgcttattattataattataaaaaatctctctaataaaatcatttgtacTTAACATAAATGACATGATTAACTAAAAAGATATCATCCCTGAAGAGACTTTGTTTATTATAAGGACagttaaactattatataatttgtatctacat
Coding sequences:
- the LOC135193786 gene encoding 3-oxoacyl-[acyl-carrier-protein] reductase FabG-like, translated to MSFKNKVAIVTGASSGIGASASIMFSKEGARVVMVGRNETKLSAVAAKCSSPLVIRADIANDDAARSIINQTIKKFGQIDILVNNAGMTMENGGILANDMMKSYDTIMNINLRAAVHLTNLAAPYLIKTKGNIVNISSIAGIMPPFGVGMTNYYISKAALNHFTVCCATELAPHGVRVNVLSPGPVRTDFMDNAKAAFTWDDFPSKTLLNRVSEPEEIADMILYLASDKAKSVTGSNYVNDNGMLIKKTY